The proteins below are encoded in one region of Mauremys reevesii isolate NIE-2019 linkage group 15, ASM1616193v1, whole genome shotgun sequence:
- the LOC120383773 gene encoding olfactory receptor 5V1-like, giving the protein MENQTTVTEFILRNLSSDPQMQIFLFSVFLVIYLITLGSNIVIMVLIRADSHLHTPMYFFLFHLSFLDICYSSVTVPNMLINFLAEHKTISVNGCIVQMFFILLSAGAEVFILSAMAYDRYTAICDPLRYMERMSKGICVHLVSGSWAIGFFHALLNTVFTSKLHFCGPDEINHFSCELPLLLQRSCTDTLTNQVVLLTSVVIFGSSSFLLTLISYIHIISTILRIPSAEGRHKAFSTCSSHLIVVVLWYLTAFFQYTKPRSVSSVVLDEIFSIQYSILTPMLNPIIYSLKNKEVKIALGKTMGKLKFLK; this is encoded by the coding sequence ATGGAAAATCAAACCACAGTGACCGAATTTATTCTCCGGAACCTTTCCAGCGACCCACAGATGCAGATTTTCCTCTTCTCTGTGTTTTTAGTTATTTACCTAATCACTCTGGGTAGTAACATAGTGATCATGGTGTTGATAAGAGCTGATTCTCACCTTCACACCCCTATGTACTTCTTTCTCTTCCATTTATCCTTTCTTGATATCTGCTATTCCTCAGTAACCGTACCTAATATGCTGATAAACTTCCTAGCAGAACACAAAACTATTTCTGTCAATGGCTGCATTGTCCAGATGTTCTTCATCCTCCTCTCAGCTGGTGCTGAAGTTTTCATTCTCTCAGCCATGGCTTATGACCGCTACACTGCCATCTGTGACCCATTGCGTTACATGGAAAGAATGAGCAAAGGGATCTGCGTTCACCTGGTGAGTGGGTCATGGGCAATAGGCTTCTTCCATGCCCTGCTTAACACTGTTTTTACCTCCAAGCTGCATTTCTGTGGGCCCGATGAAATCAACCATTTCAGCTGTGAGCTCCCTCTTCTATTGCAACGATCCTGCACAGACACCCTCACCAATCAAGTGGTGCTTCTTACTTCTGTTGTGATATTTGGGTCAAGCTCCTTCCTCCTCACGCTGATCTCCTACATTcacatcatctccaccatcctgaggATACCGTCTGCGGAGGGCAGGCATAAAGCAttctccacctgcagctcccaccttatTGTGGTTGTTTTATGGTACCTGACAGCCTTTTTCCAGTACACAAAACCCAGATCAGTCTCCTCTGTGGTTCTGGATGAAATATTCTCCATCCAGTACAGCATCTTGACCCCCAtgttaaaccccatcatctacagcctgaaaaacaaggaggtgaaAATAGCACTAGGGAAAACAATGGGGAAATTGAAGTTTCTCAAGTAG